The following nucleotide sequence is from Trifolium pratense cultivar HEN17-A07 linkage group LG2, ARS_RC_1.1, whole genome shotgun sequence.
AGGCCACGATGAAGTGTTTGCTAGGTTCATTCTCTCGCGTTCCACTTCCTAATTTCATGCCAATATTTATTGTATATAACAACTAGTATGTTGGAAGACCTAGGAGTATTAGCAACCAGGCCCCACAATAGATGACTGGTCCTCGGGATTGACAACAGCTTCGCAATCCAGCTTGCATGGTTTACCTTCTTCATTGGTCGGAAGACATATTTTGGGTGAGAGCTTCTTTACCTCATCTGGTGTGTAGATGAAAATTTTCCTCACAACGCTACAAAATTCGCTGCAGTAAAATAGCAAGACAGAACTCAATACACATGTGTATATAAAATTGCAAACTACTATGCTACAGATGATAGTGTCAAAGAGAATGTATGTATGTTAGTATCAAATAATCTTACAGCCATGGATCATCCCCAACCATCATCCTATCATCTTCATTGTCAGTGTAAACGACCAGCCATTTTTTTGTTGCCCCACAGAGTTCACCCTCAATGTCGAACATCTCTTCCAATTTCCTAAGCAGATCTTCATATCCATCAAAACGTGTTAAATCTACAGCCCTTCCAACAGCCATACCTTGCATGTGAACCTGGAGCAATATTAAACTTAACAATCTCATCACACAATGCAGGTACTGGCACTACCCTACTGTAAAATAGAGGAGGCGAAACCGCTTTCTAGTCCAAGGAAAATAAggcaatgaaaaaaaattaattggaatTATCCAAACAGAACCATTTTTACCAGTTACCAACAACAAGTCGGTATGACTAACTAGATAGGAGAATATTCCAACTAAAGAAGGACTAGTTGGTTTGAGAAATTGTTTTTCGTTTTCATTTCCAGTTTGTTTTAACTAATAACCACAAAAATGAAACCATATATTAACTTCGTTAACGATTTTCAGATGATTGTACATGGAATTGTGAAAACAAAGTCAAACAGAAgacaagtaataaaatttacacTTTGTATCACAATTGAAGAATTTATAAGAATTTCCTAACCATTTCATGTCATATTTACTCTATAATGTGTTTCAAATGTTGTCAATAATGCAGATAGGTTCTAAACATGTCCTTATATCACAAGCAAAAAATCATCCCACAATTTGCACAGTAAAGATGCATTATATatgtttcaaacaaaaaaaagatgcATTATATAGCTGTCTGTCTTACATTAAATTAGTGTACAGGAAATATGTACAGGGAATGTTGCAAGGTTGTAAAGGAAAGAGGGAGTGTAGTGTAGTGCGTGAAAGACTAATATTAAAAGCAGTGATGTACCTTTGTGCAGCTTCTTATTTGTCTGCTTTGGGACTCCTGAGGAGACCGCAGGCATGATTTGTCAGCATCACAGCTTACTGAAGGAATATCAGACCGGTTAACATTTGATGGTTCAGAATGTTGGTCAGACTCGGCATCCAAGGACGGAACAGACCTATCATCACCCACCCTTCCTGACAAAGGAACTGTTTGCAGACTTTCTTCTGCATTAGAATTCTCAAGTAACTGAATCCCAAAGAGCCTACAGCCATTTCCAGTGCCTTGTCTCTTCTCCCCAGATTCTTTAAGTGCTATAGGCAAAAAAGGTTCAGTAGAGTTTTCCAATCTACTTGACCAATATGTTGACTTGTTAGAAGCAGGGCTGTTCCCACCAAGACCAAGAAAGCTGGTCGCAGTAGAGCTGAATCTTGGTGATGGATAGAGGTCTCGTCCATGTTGAGGGTCACGATAAGGGAAAGGCGATTCAATTGGTGATTTCCATATGCCTGATATGCACAAGAAAATAGATTATTATGTATAAAAGCAGCACGGATAAGAGAATTATATAGGGAAATTGCATATGATCTAGTCACCTTGCAGAGAAGAATCGGGAATTGTTGAAGGGAGAACAGGAGGCCGTGATCTCTTGTTTCGTTGGGTTGGCTGGGCGTTTGCAGGAGGGGTAGATACAAGTGGCTCCAATTCCCATGGAGAAACTCTATCTGGACGCAGAATTGATGACGGTTCATCCCATTGAACCTGAGATACATTACATATCATTACATAAGATTCTCAAACAAAATGCTGCTATGCAAATTTCAAATCATACTAACTAGAAGTGTCAGCATGCTCCATTTTGTACTTTCATATATACAAAATCTTGGCCATTTTCTGGTAGCTAAATTTATTTGACAGTTAACAAGTACATTGCTGAATTTTCAAACATGATAATATCACTTACTAGATTGTTTCATAAACAAAGCATTGACTTCTCAGGAGCAATTTAAAGAGATGCCACAATAAGCTCTACTATTTTATAGCTTATactaaaactaaaatgaatatatttggAAAGCTACTGATTACAAGCTATAAAAGTAAACACCGGAAACCGCATCTAAAACCATGAACACTAACCTTTAATGAACGCCACTCAGAATCAGCCCAAACAGACGATTTATTATCTTCAACACCCACAATTGTACCACTGAACCTGTATTCAGTGGGTGAGGAACATGGATTATATTGGACAAtgtagtaaaataaaattatcaattttcaaGCAACCAGCTCACACACCTTCTTTCAGGTACTTCATCACCCTCGAACCTCATTTTGAATCGCATCCCAACGGAAAGCTTATGATTTCGAGCTTCAAGATACTTGTTAATACTTACAATAAACTCTGACCGGCTTGTTCTAAGATAATATTGATAAGTCAGCAGAAAATTTCAACTATGTAAAGCAAAGCAAACTCAAATATCATACCAGTTAAATTATTTCACCCAAAAATAAAACAGTTGTTTAATTGCAAGAAAGCGGGAAGGCACAagtaaaaatacaaataaaacatTTATATGCATGTTAAAGGTACTAATCAATGGCAAAAGTTTACAGCAAGTTAGCAACAACAACACCATGaactaaaaattactaattactTCAGTGTGAAGTACAAGACCTGGGCTTGTAAAACACAGAAAACAATGTTCCGGTGGAAATGGCATGAGATGCAGTGGCCAAAACACCAAGATGCATGCTGTGACTAGATATAACAGAAGATGGCACATTGCTTTGCTGTCTCATGAGCCTCCTGACTCCAACTCGGAGCTCTCCATTTTCACCCCTAGAATATCAAAGCAATAAAAAACATTacgaaacaaaaataaatgcaaAGTACTTTTTCTTGCCCCTAAAGGAAGGCATAATATTTCTACTGAGCAACTtgccttaaaaatataaatgcatCACCAGCCACTAATTTTTTGGAACTGACAAAGACACTCCACCCAGTGGTCAGTAAGTGGCGCCTGGGTTGCCCTGTAAATTACTCGCAGTCAGGGATTTACTGAAAGTATGAACACCAAAATCTTGTACTAAACAAGTCAGCAATATAATAACAGTGCATGTGGGAACCCGGAAATTTATGACACTATCAGACTTTACTCAACACAATTTTTATGGTTCGTTTGGTTCAACCGAAGGGAGGGGAGGGAGGgactttaattaaatatatgtttggttcaaaggggggggggggggggggtgtggagggattttaaaactaatttatatttgtatccttataATTTTGCAACATTCTCATGAGTTGAGTTATAGCTTCGATGCAAAATCAAACATCTGTTGACGACTATTCTCAATCTATTTAGcccaataaaatatttataaaattgaattctacaaaattatataaaagaatattttGCTACACTGCAATGTAATGGAGAAcaatattgtaccaaaaaaaagtaatggAGAATAATACATCACAAACAAAATAGCAAGAATGACAATGTAAACAAAATAGGATGGCAACATAAACAAATCAAGAAGAATACAAGTTGGGGTGAGCAAAGTCCTAAAGTGGAAAAAAAACAGTCCACAGCAGCGCAGCAGCAAATAGAGAAAGTGACCCAAATCAAGAAAGAGTAGCAGCAGCCAGCAGGGCACAAATACAGAGTTGAAGCAACAAAGTGAGTCACAAGTAAAACTAACAACTAGAGGTACCTTAACCTTTAAAATTTCaataaggataattttgtaTCTTAACATGGAAAttgagggtaattttgtcaatgaattaaaagtttaaataatTTTAGAGGGTAATTTTTCCATCAAGTAAACACTTCGCAGAAATAAAACCAtcataaaacaaggttgaatgGAAGCCTTGAAGCAATAGTCGGAGTTCTGCTATGTGACTAGGAGATCATAAGTTTGAGTTGATAGAATCGATCTTTTTGCAAATGCAAGATAACTTAGGCAAGTCAACAGACCCACAACAGATTTGATTCTTCTTCCACTATAGAAAGTGTTTAATACTTTTATATCACTAGGTCCGTAGGTTGTCCTTTACATTAATAAGGTTAAAagataaaccaaaaaaaatattaagcaaGCTACTTACCGCGAAAAATATGTCGAAAATGCCATTCATTCCCGTGCAAATCAGTTGCAACCAATTCTTGCCATGGTGGCTGCTGAGTCATGTCCTGAATGAAACAAGGGAATTAAGGAATTATAGTGTGTAAATAACAACTAAGGACGGGCATGATCAGCGTCCTTAATGACTTTTGAGAAGATAAAATTGCTAACCAGTGGTGGTAGACAATCATCTGCATGTCTTCGAAGAACAGAGAAACCTCCATGAGTGCTAGTGTCAGAAGCTGTAAGTGTCTTGCAAAATGAATGAACTGTACACCTTGGAGGTTCGGGCAGAGGATCGTCTGGGCTTGTCACTTCACTTTGCTAAATCAACAatacagaaaataaaaaatacataaaatgaGACAAAAAAGAAACCAAATAGGCAAGAAACAAAATGACTGGAAAATGAGTTGAGACATAAATCAAAAGAACATAACTGTTTTAAATATAACAACCATGTCAAACAAAGAATAGCATACTTACATCGGTTTCAGGTAGCAAAGTTATTTGTGCATATACTTCATCTGTTTCAGGTTCAGCCTACACGACCAAGATGATTTTAACAATAAAATGATTATCACAGTAAAGCAAAATAGATTTCCAAATAGGTGAATGATAGTGAAGAAAATCTCCAATAAGATTGTGGAGAAAGATTATGACTAACCCGAAGATGAATATTGACCACTttacataatat
It contains:
- the LOC123910778 gene encoding auxin response factor 1-like, yielding MASNHLSATISRAGATNDALYKELWHACAGPLVTLPREGERVYYFPQGHMEQLEASMNQGLEQQMPSFNLPSKILCKVVNIHLRAEPETDEVYAQITLLPETDQSEVTSPDDPLPEPPRCTVHSFCKTLTASDTSTHGGFSVLRRHADDCLPPLDMTQQPPWQELVATDLHGNEWHFRHIFRGQPRRHLLTTGWSVFVSSKKLVAGDAFIFLRGENGELRVGVRRLMRQQSNVPSSVISSHSMHLGVLATASHAISTGTLFSVFYKPRTSRSEFIVSINKYLEARNHKLSVGMRFKMRFEGDEVPERRFSGTIVGVEDNKSSVWADSEWRSLKVQWDEPSSILRPDRVSPWELEPLVSTPPANAQPTQRNKRSRPPVLPSTIPDSSLQGIWKSPIESPFPYRDPQHGRDLYPSPRFSSTATSFLGLGGNSPASNKSTYWSSRLENSTEPFLPIALKESGEKRQGTGNGCRLFGIQLLENSNAEESLQTVPLSGRVGDDRSVPSLDAESDQHSEPSNVNRSDIPSVSCDADKSCLRSPQESQSRQIRSCTKVHMQGMAVGRAVDLTRFDGYEDLLRKLEEMFDIEGELCGATKKWLVVYTDNEDDRMMVGDDPWLEFCSVVRKIFIYTPDEVKKLSPKICLPTNEEGKPCKLDCEAVVNPEDQSSIVGPGC